One Streptomyces sp. SAI-135 DNA segment encodes these proteins:
- a CDS encoding TetR/AcrR family transcriptional regulator: MEAVLSAAVALLDEAGQSALTFRALATRLGTGVGTIYWYVSSKDELLDRATDHVIGGILTAVEEQPQSDDPIADLREMAITLFDAMIDRPWLSAYFMRNTDVQGHSLRLYEKLGQQTLRLDLTPRQRFHAVSAIVGVVVGTAADLGAEPPQEVLDGTMTRVEFLSRYAESWRKLDAAQFPFMHEIVDEFAEHDDRDQFLAALELTLAGLRLQAGTR; encoded by the coding sequence ATGGAGGCGGTCCTCAGCGCGGCCGTGGCCCTGCTCGACGAAGCGGGCCAGTCAGCCCTGACCTTCCGCGCCCTCGCCACCCGACTCGGCACGGGCGTCGGAACCATCTACTGGTACGTCTCCAGCAAGGACGAACTGCTCGACCGCGCCACCGACCACGTCATCGGCGGCATCCTGACCGCCGTCGAGGAACAGCCGCAGAGCGACGACCCGATCGCCGACCTGCGGGAGATGGCCATCACCCTCTTCGACGCGATGATCGACCGACCGTGGCTGTCGGCCTACTTCATGCGCAACACCGACGTCCAGGGCCACTCACTCAGGCTGTACGAGAAACTCGGCCAACAGACCCTGCGCCTCGACCTCACACCGCGGCAGCGGTTCCACGCCGTGTCGGCGATCGTCGGCGTCGTGGTCGGCACAGCCGCCGACCTGGGCGCGGAACCGCCCCAGGAAGTGCTGGACGGCACGATGACCCGCGTGGAGTTCCTCAGCCGCTACGCCGAGTCCTGGCGGAAGCTCGATGCCGCACAGTTCCCCTTCATGCACGAGATCGTCGACGAGTTCGCCGAGCACGACGACAGGGACCAGTTCCTCGCCGCACTGGAACTGACCCTGGCGGGCCTGCGCCTCCAGGCCGGAACCCGCTGA
- a CDS encoding alpha/beta hydrolase, with the protein MAAVSAVGVQVPATAQDRGGSVAVAQYDLGDTAFTDPQSGTVSELRAVVHYPRHLTDRLPLIVLAHGSWWACDAQDAATWPCPYGSRPFPSYRGYDYLGAALAARGFVVVSISVDGINQTSFDYGDRARLINEHLRLWRQLAVGGDGPLTGRLVDPSGRSVAPDFTGHVDMARVGTLGHSRGGKGVMWQASDKHRDEWPSGVRIRAVLGLAPVKFDDPQGDHSDTLITTLPFTVVTSGCDGAVHEEGQEYLDDAAGLNTTTVYSVSLRDANHNFYNTAWTPPSLFGEDDSTCPDRELAPARQQNALTAYAIAFYRYELYGDRDGLPILTGKRPLPGVTATTRVVPAHG; encoded by the coding sequence GTGGCCGCCGTGTCAGCCGTGGGCGTACAGGTTCCCGCCACGGCACAGGACAGGGGCGGCTCGGTCGCCGTCGCTCAATACGACCTGGGTGACACGGCGTTCACCGATCCTCAGAGCGGCACGGTCAGCGAACTCCGGGCGGTGGTGCACTATCCGCGGCACCTGACCGACCGGCTCCCCCTGATCGTCCTGGCACACGGCTCGTGGTGGGCCTGTGACGCCCAGGACGCCGCCACCTGGCCCTGCCCGTACGGCTCCCGCCCATTCCCGAGTTACCGCGGCTACGACTACCTGGGCGCCGCGCTGGCCGCCCGCGGCTTCGTCGTGGTGTCGATCAGTGTCGACGGCATCAACCAGACGTCCTTCGACTACGGCGATCGTGCCCGGCTCATCAACGAGCACCTGCGCCTGTGGCGGCAGTTGGCCGTCGGCGGAGACGGCCCTCTGACAGGGCGGCTCGTCGATCCGTCCGGGCGTTCGGTCGCGCCGGACTTCACCGGCCATGTCGACATGGCTCGCGTCGGCACCCTCGGGCACTCACGCGGCGGGAAGGGCGTGATGTGGCAGGCGTCGGACAAGCACCGTGACGAATGGCCGAGCGGGGTGCGCATCCGCGCGGTGTTGGGGCTGGCGCCGGTCAAGTTCGACGACCCGCAGGGCGACCACAGCGACACCCTCATCACCACGCTGCCGTTCACGGTGGTCACCAGCGGTTGTGACGGCGCGGTCCACGAGGAGGGCCAGGAATACCTCGACGACGCGGCCGGGCTCAACACCACGACGGTCTACTCGGTGTCACTGCGGGACGCAAACCACAACTTCTACAACACGGCATGGACGCCGCCGTCCCTGTTCGGCGAGGACGACAGCACCTGCCCGGACCGGGAACTCGCCCCGGCTCGGCAGCAGAACGCGCTCACCGCCTACGCGATCGCGTTCTACCGCTACGAGCTCTACGGAGACCGGGACGGGCTGCCGATACTGACCGGCAAGCGGCCTCTGCCGGGTGTGACCGCGACGACACGGGTGGTTCCGGCCCACGGGTGA
- a CDS encoding LuxR C-terminal-related transcriptional regulator codes for MADLSQRDYAHMLDMAVAVLESRTPESMWHLVGQEMLEVFHATTTIFVDLRWRQKVGHSEGWAPEWVGRTPIAELVGRRMRQEHPLFRYTASGERRPATVDEVCDRADWLRSDCYHEAFEIYGTTRQMALPLPVTGEVIRGFIMGRPGKDFTRRETALAHRLQPLLRSVDIHVREMRRLRRPSEGEGEPPQPERIACGMGITPRELTVLNVLAEGLTAAAIARRLGISVRTVHAHLDRLYRKLGTRDRLATVLLAKDLGLTCHPEDSA; via the coding sequence ATGGCCGACTTATCGCAGCGCGACTACGCACACATGCTCGACATGGCGGTCGCGGTCCTGGAAAGCCGCACCCCTGAATCAATGTGGCATCTGGTAGGCCAGGAAATGCTTGAGGTCTTCCACGCAACAACCACAATCTTCGTAGACCTGCGCTGGCGGCAGAAAGTCGGCCACTCGGAGGGCTGGGCACCGGAATGGGTGGGACGCACTCCGATTGCGGAACTCGTCGGGCGGCGCATGCGCCAGGAGCATCCGCTCTTCCGCTACACCGCGAGCGGGGAACGGCGCCCCGCCACCGTGGACGAAGTCTGCGACCGCGCGGACTGGTTGAGGTCGGACTGCTATCACGAAGCCTTCGAGATCTATGGGACCACGCGGCAGATGGCACTTCCACTGCCCGTGACCGGGGAAGTGATCCGCGGCTTCATCATGGGACGCCCGGGCAAGGACTTCACTCGGCGGGAGACCGCTCTCGCGCACCGGCTCCAGCCCCTGCTGCGCAGCGTCGACATCCACGTGCGGGAGATGCGCAGACTCCGAAGGCCCTCGGAGGGGGAAGGGGAGCCGCCCCAGCCCGAACGAATTGCCTGCGGCATGGGAATCACGCCCCGCGAGCTCACCGTGCTCAATGTGCTGGCCGAGGGGCTGACCGCCGCGGCCATCGCGCGCCGTCTGGGCATCTCGGTACGCACCGTCCACGCCCACCTGGACAGGCTCTACCGCAAACTCGGGACGCGCGATCGCCTTGCCACGGTCCTGCTGGCGAAGGACCTGGGGCTGACGTGCCACCCCGAGGACAGCGCCTGA
- a CDS encoding PLAT/LH2 domain-containing protein, producing the protein MPEYRIQVATGNVDGAGTDANVFLTIYGSAGSSEEIQLESGRDDFERASVSNFVHTMRDLGDLQKVRIRHDNSGHWPGWFLERIVIRDQEADKEWSFPCSLWLATDEHDEQIDRILDLA; encoded by the coding sequence ATGCCCGAATACCGGATTCAGGTCGCCACGGGGAACGTCGACGGCGCGGGAACCGACGCGAACGTCTTTCTGACCATCTACGGAAGCGCCGGCAGCAGCGAGGAAATCCAGCTCGAAAGCGGGCGGGACGACTTCGAACGCGCGAGCGTGTCGAATTTCGTCCATACGATGCGGGACCTGGGCGACTTGCAGAAGGTCCGGATCCGCCACGACAACTCGGGGCACTGGCCCGGCTGGTTCCTGGAGCGGATCGTCATCCGCGATCAGGAAGCCGACAAGGAATGGTCGTTCCCCTGCTCGTTGTGGCTCGCCACGGACGAACACGACGAACAGATCGACCGGATCCTCGATCTGGCCTGA
- a CDS encoding sugar kinase, with translation MTDSWRPQSGRVVCVGETMAALAPAPSGPLADADHLALSVAGAESNVAMYLADHGIPSTWLSALGDDPLGARVRAVVAAAKVDVSHVSTDPDRPTGLMLKNPSPSGTRVHYYRKGSAASALGPGLLDHETMRTAALVHFTGITPALSASCRELVTQALAVPAPERPHAISFDVNHRAQLWPEATAPQVLHDLAGRADIVFVGLDEAQDLWGAHLTATAVRELLPAPRIVVVKDGPREATAFTPAGSVTVPAPPAHVTEPVGAGDAFAAGFLAGLLRGEPLSRSLRLGHVTAASALSVTGDHGPLPPHLTIDRLLDLTDEQWKNVRVTGGGVGHADE, from the coding sequence ATGACGGACTCGTGGCGCCCGCAGTCCGGGCGCGTGGTCTGCGTCGGCGAAACCATGGCCGCCCTGGCCCCCGCCCCCTCCGGGCCGCTCGCCGACGCCGACCACCTCGCCCTGTCGGTCGCGGGAGCCGAGTCGAACGTGGCGATGTACCTGGCCGATCACGGCATCCCGTCAACCTGGCTGTCGGCACTCGGCGACGATCCGCTGGGGGCCCGGGTGCGCGCCGTCGTGGCCGCCGCCAAGGTCGACGTCTCCCACGTGAGCACCGACCCGGACCGGCCGACGGGCCTGATGCTGAAGAACCCCTCGCCGTCAGGCACCCGGGTCCACTACTACCGCAAGGGCTCAGCCGCCTCCGCGCTCGGCCCCGGCCTCCTCGACCACGAGACGATGCGCACGGCAGCCCTCGTGCACTTCACCGGCATCACACCGGCCCTGTCCGCCTCCTGCCGCGAGCTGGTCACCCAAGCCCTTGCGGTCCCTGCCCCCGAACGCCCGCACGCCATCAGCTTCGACGTCAACCACCGCGCCCAGCTCTGGCCCGAGGCCACCGCCCCGCAGGTGCTGCACGACCTCGCCGGGCGCGCCGACATCGTCTTCGTCGGCCTGGACGAGGCCCAGGACCTGTGGGGTGCCCATTTGACCGCCACCGCCGTACGTGAACTCCTGCCCGCACCACGCATCGTCGTCGTCAAGGACGGCCCCCGCGAGGCAACGGCCTTCACTCCCGCGGGCTCGGTGACGGTCCCCGCCCCACCGGCTCACGTGACCGAACCGGTCGGCGCGGGCGACGCCTTCGCGGCGGGCTTCCTGGCCGGCCTGCTGAGGGGAGAGCCGCTGAGTCGATCCCTGCGCCTCGGCCACGTCACAGCGGCGTCGGCCCTGAGCGTGACAGGAGACCACGGTCCACTCCCACCCCACTTGACCATCGACCGCCTCCTGGACCTAACGGATGAGCAGTGGAAAAACGTGCGGGTCACCGGTGGTGGTGTCGGGCATGCCGACGAGTGA
- a CDS encoding SMP-30/gluconolactonase/LRE family protein yields MTAKHPWVTGPDRLDLGEGIRWTADGVVLVDILQGRLLSAADDPRLPLREILRLPVPLGAVAPVADHPGTWIAAAGTGVCLLPPDGTPRWLATPEDRPGPDMRMNDGVADPSGRFWAGSMAYDGTQGAGTLYRVDHDGTVTPVVEGLTIPNGPAFTEDGRTMYLADSARGFVRRYPVDPDTGHVGSPEDFFTVDGGSPDGMTVDAQGAVWCAVWGTGTARRYLPDGGLDRVVRIPAGQPAGVCLEGTLLHITTATVGLEAPGPYDGAVFTLPVDVPGTPTPAFRLAPSAPIAGDLA; encoded by the coding sequence ATGACCGCGAAGCATCCTTGGGTCACCGGTCCCGATCGTCTCGACCTGGGGGAGGGAATCCGCTGGACGGCCGACGGTGTCGTCCTGGTGGACATCCTCCAAGGACGCCTGCTCAGCGCCGCCGACGATCCCCGCCTGCCGCTTCGCGAGATCCTCCGACTGCCCGTCCCGCTGGGCGCGGTGGCGCCCGTCGCCGACCACCCCGGCACGTGGATCGCCGCCGCCGGCACCGGCGTGTGCCTCCTCCCACCGGACGGCACCCCCCGATGGCTGGCCACACCCGAGGACCGTCCCGGACCGGACATGCGCATGAACGACGGCGTCGCGGACCCCTCCGGCCGGTTCTGGGCGGGCAGCATGGCCTACGACGGCACCCAGGGCGCCGGCACCCTGTACCGCGTCGACCACGACGGCACCGTGACCCCGGTCGTCGAGGGCCTCACCATCCCCAACGGCCCTGCTTTCACCGAGGACGGACGCACCATGTACCTGGCCGACAGCGCCCGGGGTTTCGTCCGCCGCTACCCGGTCGATCCCGACACCGGCCATGTCGGCAGCCCCGAGGACTTCTTCACGGTGGACGGGGGCAGCCCGGACGGCATGACCGTCGATGCCCAGGGCGCCGTGTGGTGCGCGGTCTGGGGCACGGGCACGGCACGACGGTACCTTCCGGACGGCGGCCTCGACCGGGTCGTCCGCATTCCCGCCGGGCAGCCGGCCGGCGTCTGCCTCGAAGGCACGCTGCTGCACATCACCACCGCCACGGTGGGCCTGGAAGCACCCGGCCCATATGACGGGGCCGTGTTCACCCTTCCCGTCGACGTGCCAGGTACGCCGACCCCCGCGTTCCGGCTCGCCCCCTCGGCACCGATCGCAGGAGACCTCGCATGA
- a CDS encoding bifunctional 4-hydroxy-2-oxoglutarate aldolase/2-dehydro-3-deoxy-phosphogluconate aldolase, with translation MDLRAALADRRLVAIVRGGDADAALRTVLALAQEGIDLIEVSLSGADALGVLTRCARELGPDRPIGAGTVLTADDARAARDAGAAFAVTPGLGAGADTAHELGLPVLAGVMTPTEIITAQARGADALKLFPAAQAGGPAYLKALRAPFPDAAFVPVGGVDLDAARAYLAAGATAVGVGSPLVGDAADGGSLSALRERARAFIAAVEETAG, from the coding sequence GTGGACCTACGAGCCGCCCTGGCCGACCGCCGCCTCGTCGCCATCGTCCGCGGAGGCGACGCCGACGCCGCGCTGCGCACCGTCCTGGCCCTGGCCCAGGAGGGCATCGACCTGATCGAGGTGTCCCTCAGCGGCGCCGACGCGCTCGGTGTCCTCACCCGCTGCGCACGGGAACTCGGGCCCGACCGGCCGATCGGCGCGGGCACCGTCCTGACCGCCGACGACGCGCGCGCCGCACGCGATGCCGGCGCCGCGTTCGCCGTCACCCCCGGCCTCGGAGCGGGCGCCGACACCGCCCACGAGCTGGGCCTGCCCGTCCTCGCGGGCGTCATGACCCCCACCGAGATCATCACGGCCCAGGCCCGGGGCGCCGACGCGCTGAAACTGTTCCCCGCCGCCCAGGCCGGAGGACCGGCCTATCTCAAGGCACTGCGCGCGCCTTTCCCCGACGCCGCGTTCGTGCCCGTCGGCGGAGTGGACCTGGACGCCGCCCGCGCCTACCTCGCCGCCGGTGCCACCGCCGTCGGTGTCGGCTCTCCGCTCGTCGGCGATGCCGCCGACGGCGGCAGCCTGAGCGCCCTGCGAGAGCGTGCCCGTGCCTTCATCGCCGCCGTCGAGGAGACCGCCGGATGA
- the dgoD gene encoding galactonate dehydratase: MKITRIETFLVPPRWLFCRVETDDGVVGWGEPVVEGRAEVVRAAVDVLAEYLVGQDPLRIEDHWQVLTKGGFYRGGPVLSSAVAGLDQALWDIAGKTYGAPVHALLGGPVRDRVRVYAWVGGDEPEQLTEQVTEQVEAGFTAVKMNAAGPTSPMATAAETAAVVGRVAAVREVLGPGRDVAVDFHGRFTAAAARRVLTELAPLHPLFVEEPVVPEHGHLLGQLVAAGPIPLATGERLFSRAEFLPALAAGIAVAQPDLSHAGGISEVHRIASLADTYGAQLAPHCPLGPIALAASLQVAFATPNFLIQEQSRGIHYNRDADLLSYVVDPEPFRFTAGHAHRCVAPGLGVRVDENAVRAADRTGHTWRNPVWRQPDGSFTEW; this comes from the coding sequence GTGAAGATCACCCGTATCGAGACCTTCCTGGTCCCCCCGCGCTGGCTGTTCTGCCGCGTGGAGACCGACGACGGTGTGGTCGGCTGGGGCGAACCCGTCGTGGAGGGCCGGGCCGAGGTCGTCCGGGCCGCCGTGGACGTCCTGGCCGAGTACCTCGTCGGGCAGGACCCGCTGCGCATCGAGGACCACTGGCAGGTGCTCACCAAGGGCGGCTTCTACCGGGGCGGCCCCGTCCTGTCGAGCGCCGTCGCTGGCCTCGACCAGGCCCTGTGGGACATCGCCGGCAAGACGTACGGCGCCCCCGTGCACGCCCTGCTCGGCGGCCCCGTCCGTGACCGCGTGCGGGTCTACGCCTGGGTCGGCGGCGACGAACCCGAGCAGCTCACCGAGCAGGTCACCGAGCAGGTCGAGGCGGGTTTCACCGCGGTCAAGATGAACGCGGCGGGCCCGACCTCACCGATGGCCACCGCCGCCGAGACGGCGGCCGTCGTCGGCCGGGTCGCCGCCGTCCGCGAGGTCCTGGGCCCCGGCCGCGATGTGGCCGTCGACTTCCACGGCCGCTTCACGGCCGCCGCCGCCCGCCGCGTGCTCACCGAACTCGCCCCGCTGCACCCGCTGTTCGTCGAGGAACCCGTCGTTCCCGAACACGGCCACCTCCTGGGCCAACTCGTGGCCGCCGGCCCCATACCCCTGGCGACCGGCGAACGCCTCTTCTCACGCGCCGAGTTCCTGCCCGCGCTCGCCGCCGGCATCGCCGTCGCCCAGCCCGACCTGTCCCACGCGGGCGGCATCTCCGAGGTCCACCGCATCGCCTCCCTCGCCGACACCTACGGCGCACAGCTCGCCCCGCACTGCCCCCTCGGCCCGATCGCCCTGGCGGCCAGCCTCCAAGTCGCCTTCGCCACACCGAACTTCCTGATCCAGGAGCAGAGCCGGGGCATCCACTACAACAGGGACGCCGATCTGCTCTCCTACGTCGTCGACCCCGAGCCGTTCCGCTTCACCGCCGGACACGCCCACCGGTGTGTCGCGCCCGGTCTCGGCGTCAGGGTCGACGAGAACGCCGTACGTGCCGCCGACCGCACCGGTCACACCTGGCGCAACCCCGTGTGGCGGCAGCCCGACGGCTCGTTCACGGAGTGGTGA
- a CDS encoding FadR/GntR family transcriptional regulator — MTPYASRGVHGQTVEALARRILGGQIPEGATLDLVALQSELDVSLTALRESLKVLAAKGMVDARQKRGTFVRARADWNLLDADVLRWQFEGGRAGEADQALLRNLSEVRSIIEPAAVRLAAERRTDADLTALEDALTAMGDTGPDPAHAIDADLAFHRALLAATHNELLERMEMVLESGLAHRDRIVHSSPHSEDPVPAHRAVLDAVRAQDPLAAEAAMRALLDQAGRDLDRVGTTDEAEGTTSQ, encoded by the coding sequence ATGACGCCCTACGCCAGCCGCGGCGTGCACGGCCAGACGGTGGAGGCCCTCGCCCGCCGCATCCTGGGCGGCCAGATTCCCGAGGGGGCCACCCTCGACCTGGTGGCGCTCCAGAGCGAGCTGGACGTGAGCCTGACCGCGCTGCGCGAGTCGCTGAAGGTGCTCGCGGCCAAGGGCATGGTGGACGCCCGTCAGAAGCGCGGCACGTTCGTACGGGCGCGGGCCGACTGGAATCTGCTCGACGCCGACGTCCTGCGCTGGCAGTTCGAGGGGGGCCGCGCCGGCGAGGCCGACCAGGCCCTGCTGCGGAACCTGTCCGAGGTCCGCTCCATCATCGAGCCCGCGGCCGTCCGCCTTGCCGCCGAGCGCCGCACCGACGCCGACCTCACCGCCCTCGAGGACGCGCTCACCGCGATGGGGGACACCGGCCCCGATCCCGCGCACGCCATCGACGCCGACCTCGCCTTCCACCGCGCGCTGCTCGCCGCCACTCACAACGAACTCCTCGAACGCATGGAGATGGTGCTCGAGTCCGGCCTCGCCCACCGCGACCGGATCGTGCACTCCTCCCCGCACAGCGAGGACCCCGTCCCGGCCCACCGCGCTGTCCTGGACGCCGTACGCGCCCAGGACCCGCTGGCGGCCGAGGCTGCCATGCGTGCCCTGCTCGACCAGGCCGGCCGCGACCTGGACCGCGTCGGCACCACCGACGAAGCGGAAGGCACCACCTCTCAGTGA
- a CDS encoding SDR family NAD(P)-dependent oxidoreductase has product MDQPARRHGARFTGRTAVVTGAASGIGAATAARLAEEGAAVVLTDIAEEPGTAAAERIVQSGGQARFVAADVAAEEDWARVVSAAHAFGPVDVLVSNAFTVDVTPAHEMTLPSWQRQLDVNLTGSFLGVRAVLPDLRARGGAVVLISSVHAHRGIPGHPAYAAAKGALLSLCGQLAVEYGPEVRVNAVVPGPILTAAWDRVPEDERERSVAETAARRFGTPEEVAAAIAFLAADEASYITGTSLVVDGGWSVVKASA; this is encoded by the coding sequence ATGGACCAGCCCGCACGACGGCACGGCGCCCGCTTCACCGGCCGCACGGCCGTGGTCACCGGAGCGGCCTCCGGCATCGGAGCCGCCACCGCCGCACGCCTCGCCGAGGAGGGAGCCGCCGTCGTCCTCACCGACATCGCCGAGGAGCCCGGTACGGCCGCCGCGGAGCGGATCGTCCAGAGCGGCGGGCAGGCGCGTTTCGTCGCCGCCGACGTCGCGGCCGAGGAGGACTGGGCGCGCGTCGTCTCCGCCGCCCACGCCTTCGGACCGGTGGACGTCCTGGTCAGCAACGCGTTCACGGTCGACGTCACGCCCGCCCACGAGATGACCCTGCCCTCCTGGCAGCGCCAGCTGGACGTGAACCTCACCGGCAGTTTCCTCGGCGTGCGCGCGGTCCTGCCCGATCTGCGGGCCAGGGGCGGAGCGGTAGTGTTGATCTCATCCGTCCATGCGCACCGGGGCATTCCCGGTCACCCCGCCTACGCCGCCGCGAAGGGGGCCCTGCTCTCCCTGTGCGGGCAACTCGCCGTCGAGTACGGGCCCGAGGTGCGGGTCAACGCCGTCGTACCGGGGCCGATCCTGACCGCGGCCTGGGACCGGGTGCCCGAGGACGAGCGCGAGCGCAGCGTCGCCGAGACCGCCGCCCGCCGCTTCGGCACCCCCGAGGAGGTGGCTGCGGCCATCGCCTTCCTCGCGGCCGACGAGGCGTCCTACATCACCGGCACGAGTCTCGTCGTGGACGGTGGCTGGAGCGTCGTGAAGGCCTCCGCATGA
- a CDS encoding alpha-galactosidase, producing the protein MPHDDRWTLHTQHTSYTVRLSPDGPWAELAAWGPHGVEHGPSALDWSRRTHFITPADAAPAEYIPQGLRPFTGADLVVGHAGGERGLWWHFAGATQDDRGLRLRFTDDVAGADVTLCYATVPDTDVILRWMELTCTGADELRVERLDSAAVNVPVTDGARLTYLTGQWSQEFTRTQLHLRRGTFTMGSTQAVPGHAYAPWIAVQDAALPDDTAPTYGIALEWPGNWHITAEAEPGGAVRVRAGRQPHEGAVFLAPGDTLTTPRLACAFSTDGLDGLSRVWHRYERHLSGERLHRPRKVLYNSWEATGFDVDAAGQLELAKAAADIGAELFVVDDGWFTGRADDTGGLGDWHPDPAKFPQGFGAFVDEVRALGLGFGLWVEPEAVSPGSRLYAEHPDWVYRVDGRPGRLVRNQLLLDLGRPDVQDFVIGTLDRLLGDHPVEYLKWDMNRPPTERGRPAAGPADRLDLDAAHVAGYLRVLDHLRARHPHVTVEGCAGGGGRVEHAALARTDVVWPSDNTAPLDRLAIQYGFLHAHAPHVMSSWVTDAPGVFDPRPRSLAFRFVLAMCGVLGVGADLRSWDADRRTEAAHWIARYKQIRDVVHHGQARLLGTPDDAICGVQYTEADGPRVVVAAFSTGRLDGAPLVPGRPARLRLRGLDPAAGYTDEETGTEYSGAHLLHYGLAFSWSAGHDADLVVLTRR; encoded by the coding sequence ATGCCCCACGACGACCGCTGGACCCTGCACACCCAGCACACCAGCTACACCGTCCGGCTCTCCCCAGACGGCCCCTGGGCCGAACTCGCCGCCTGGGGACCGCACGGCGTCGAGCACGGGCCGTCGGCACTCGACTGGTCCCGGCGCACCCACTTCATCACCCCCGCCGACGCGGCCCCCGCCGAGTACATCCCGCAGGGCCTGCGCCCGTTCACCGGTGCCGACCTCGTCGTCGGGCACGCGGGCGGCGAACGCGGACTGTGGTGGCACTTCGCCGGCGCCACCCAGGACGATCGAGGGCTGCGGCTGCGGTTCACCGACGACGTCGCCGGTGCGGACGTCACCCTGTGCTACGCCACCGTGCCCGACACGGACGTCATCCTGCGCTGGATGGAGCTCACCTGCACCGGCGCGGACGAACTGCGCGTGGAACGCCTCGACTCGGCCGCCGTCAACGTGCCCGTCACCGACGGAGCCCGCCTCACCTACCTGACCGGACAGTGGTCGCAGGAGTTCACCCGCACCCAACTCCACCTGCGGCGCGGTACGTTCACCATGGGCAGCACCCAGGCGGTCCCCGGGCACGCCTACGCCCCCTGGATCGCCGTACAGGACGCCGCCCTTCCCGACGACACGGCGCCCACCTACGGCATCGCCCTGGAGTGGCCCGGCAACTGGCACATCACCGCCGAGGCCGAGCCCGGCGGCGCCGTCCGCGTCCGCGCCGGACGTCAGCCGCACGAGGGCGCCGTGTTCCTCGCACCCGGCGACACCCTGACGACGCCTCGGCTCGCCTGCGCCTTCAGCACGGACGGACTCGACGGCCTGTCCAGGGTCTGGCACCGGTACGAGCGCCACCTCAGCGGCGAACGCCTGCACCGCCCGCGCAAGGTCCTCTACAACTCCTGGGAGGCCACCGGCTTCGACGTCGACGCCGCGGGCCAGCTCGAACTCGCCAAGGCGGCCGCCGACATCGGCGCCGAGCTGTTCGTCGTCGACGACGGCTGGTTCACAGGCCGTGCCGACGACACCGGCGGCCTGGGCGACTGGCATCCCGACCCGGCGAAGTTCCCGCAGGGCTTCGGTGCCTTCGTGGACGAGGTGCGGGCGCTGGGACTCGGCTTCGGCCTGTGGGTCGAACCGGAGGCCGTGAGCCCCGGCAGCCGTCTGTACGCCGAGCACCCCGACTGGGTCTACCGTGTGGACGGCCGTCCCGGCCGACTGGTGCGCAACCAGCTCCTGCTGGACCTCGGCCGCCCCGACGTGCAGGACTTCGTGATCGGCACACTCGACCGGCTGCTGGGGGACCACCCCGTCGAATACCTCAAGTGGGACATGAACCGGCCACCCACCGAGCGGGGCCGGCCCGCAGCAGGCCCCGCCGACCGCCTCGACCTGGACGCCGCGCACGTCGCCGGATACCTGCGGGTCCTGGACCATCTGCGCGCCCGCCACCCGCACGTCACCGTGGAGGGGTGCGCCGGCGGCGGCGGACGCGTCGAGCACGCCGCCCTGGCCCGCACCGATGTGGTCTGGCCCAGCGACAACACCGCTCCGCTGGACCGGCTCGCCATCCAGTACGGCTTTCTGCACGCCCACGCCCCACACGTCATGAGCTCCTGGGTCACCGACGCCCCCGGCGTCTTCGACCCGCGCCCCCGCTCGCTCGCCTTCCGCTTCGTGCTGGCCATGTGCGGCGTCCTGGGCGTGGGAGCCGACCTGCGCTCCTGGGACGCCGACCGGCGCACCGAGGCCGCCCACTGGATCGCCCGCTACAAGCAGATCCGTGACGTCGTCCACCACGGCCAGGCCCGCTTGCTCGGCACGCCTGACGACGCAATCTGCGGCGTGCAGTACACCGAGGCCGACGGCCCGCGTGTCGTGGTCGCCGCCTTCAGCACCGGCCGCCTGGACGGGGCCCCGCTGGTACCCGGCCGCCCGGCCCGGCTGCGGCTGCGCGGACTGGACCCGGCAGCCGGGTACACGGACGAGGAGACCGGTACCGAGTACAGCGGCGCCCACCTGCTGCACTACGGTCTTGCGTTCAGCTGGAGCGCGGGCCACGACGCCGACCTCGTCGTCCTGACCCGCCGATGA